Proteins from one Hymenobacter gelipurpurascens genomic window:
- a CDS encoding PAS domain S-box protein — MQDPNLSPDLPSLTEQLQQERQARQAAENQARDLKRQLSASQKVVRRMINSIAGLTQNLRIAVLVVNSNGVIAVLNQELCDLFEIETKAKKWLNQPAQPLLAKMEAHCAQPEEAAGRLASLRSLEHRMLGETLLLADGTILEFDYIPLSGQEELLSTGYLLSFRDVTQARRTEQYLNSLSRIPGQNPNPVLRLHADGHLLYANPAAEEMRREYITPWQDPDFALTLRQAVAKALSDSTYTQEEVGFVSKCHQLAIVPFVDDQYVNLYFTDISELKDAELRLAEQREFYETILNKLPADVAVFDADHRYRFVNPAAISNPELRQWVIGHDDFEYAAHLGRPDTTAQKRRALFQKVIQQKNVLAWEETIQSETGERLALRHMQPVFGPDDELRLVIGYGIDITDRHEAEEELRRSEARLQEQQDFVRQVVDTTPSVIWVADEAGDIQFANQAFRDLRANGQHRSVDRNDPNDPVAAEARHHFATIEKVIATHEEVAYESSYTQLDGSVRWFHTVVRPLHRADGSLNVLGVSTDITEMKTARNTLERSTKQYRDLMHYSQALICTHDLSGTVLSVNPAAAQLVGVAPERLVGRNLGQVLTPELRPELDAYLKLVAQQQQATGLMTLRGPDGRPHHLIYDNYRVDEPGETPYVIAYGQEITERLLAEQELRRAKEVAENTAKAKENFLANMSHEIRTPINGVLGMAGLLAKTPLTSTQQEHLHILRSSGRHLLTVINDVLDVAKIESGKLELEEVPFDIRHSIREATQTLAFRAEEKGIEFLLTLPELVDSVVIGDPARINQILLNLLSNAIKFTAQGQVELSAHVQEETATLLSLEFRVRDTGIGIAPDKLETIFESFSQAYADISRRFGGTGLGLTISRRLVEQLGGRMWVSSDLGQGSTFFFSLTLPKAGQALPAPVPLAPLNYANLHGTRILLVEDHPVNQQLAQLILESWGVETYVASDGPEALEQLEARLYDVVLMDIQMPGMSGLDVTARLRQHPDPLRASSPIIALTANVMRTDDEIYRAAGLDYLSKPFEEDDLFRKIEANLRPQRVAELEAQPAVGQSAPIAEPEPTQRNAPTSGAPEQLFELSRLRETAHGSTLFMDKILASFRTHTPPAVARLHEAAAAADWPTVGEVVHKLRPSIQLLNIHSAQQDVALLEPLSRPAPGQPTPDASVLQPAVARLAALLEEVVAALPLNVVN; from the coding sequence ATGCAAGACCCCAACCTCAGCCCGGATCTTCCTTCCCTCACGGAGCAGCTACAGCAGGAGCGCCAGGCGCGTCAGGCCGCGGAAAACCAGGCCCGCGACCTGAAGCGGCAACTAAGCGCCAGCCAGAAGGTGGTGCGGCGCATGATCAACAGCATTGCGGGCCTCACTCAGAACCTGCGTATTGCGGTGCTGGTAGTGAATAGCAACGGCGTAATTGCGGTGCTGAATCAGGAACTGTGCGACCTGTTTGAGATAGAGACCAAGGCCAAAAAGTGGCTCAACCAACCCGCCCAGCCGCTGTTGGCGAAAATGGAAGCGCACTGCGCCCAACCCGAGGAAGCCGCCGGACGCCTCGCTTCTTTGCGCAGCCTGGAACACCGGATGCTGGGCGAGACACTGCTGCTGGCCGATGGCACCATTCTGGAATTCGACTACATTCCGCTCAGCGGGCAGGAGGAGCTGCTCTCAACCGGCTATTTGCTTTCCTTTCGGGATGTTACGCAGGCCCGCCGCACCGAGCAGTACCTCAACTCGTTGTCGCGCATTCCGGGCCAGAACCCCAACCCGGTGTTGCGTCTGCACGCCGATGGGCACCTCCTCTACGCCAACCCCGCGGCGGAAGAAATGCGCCGCGAATACATAACGCCCTGGCAAGACCCGGATTTTGCCCTGACCCTTCGCCAGGCGGTTGCGAAAGCCTTATCGGACAGCACCTACACTCAGGAGGAAGTCGGTTTTGTGAGCAAATGCCACCAGCTGGCCATTGTGCCGTTCGTGGACGACCAGTACGTGAACCTCTACTTCACCGATATTTCGGAACTGAAGGATGCCGAGCTGCGCCTGGCTGAACAGCGTGAGTTTTACGAAACCATCCTTAATAAGCTACCTGCCGATGTGGCCGTGTTCGATGCTGACCATCGGTATCGTTTCGTGAACCCGGCGGCCATCAGCAACCCCGAGCTGCGGCAGTGGGTTATTGGCCACGATGACTTTGAGTACGCCGCCCACCTGGGCCGGCCCGACACTACCGCCCAGAAGCGCCGCGCCCTGTTTCAGAAAGTCATTCAGCAGAAAAACGTACTGGCCTGGGAAGAAACTATTCAGAGCGAAACCGGCGAACGGCTTGCCCTGCGCCATATGCAGCCGGTTTTTGGCCCCGATGATGAGCTGCGACTGGTAATTGGGTATGGCATCGATATCACCGACCGCCACGAAGCCGAGGAAGAACTACGGCGTAGCGAAGCGCGCCTGCAGGAGCAACAGGATTTTGTGCGGCAGGTGGTAGATACCACTCCCAGTGTTATCTGGGTAGCCGATGAGGCAGGAGATATCCAGTTTGCCAACCAGGCTTTCCGCGACCTGCGCGCCAATGGTCAGCATCGTTCCGTAGACCGCAACGACCCCAACGACCCGGTGGCGGCGGAGGCCCGCCACCATTTTGCGACCATCGAGAAAGTCATTGCTACCCATGAGGAGGTGGCCTACGAGAGCTCCTACACGCAGCTGGACGGCTCGGTTCGGTGGTTCCACACGGTAGTGCGGCCACTGCACCGCGCCGATGGCTCCCTAAACGTACTGGGCGTCAGCACCGACATCACGGAGATGAAGACGGCGCGCAATACGCTGGAACGCAGTACCAAGCAGTACCGCGACCTGATGCACTACTCGCAGGCGCTAATCTGCACCCACGACCTTTCGGGCACCGTGCTCTCCGTGAATCCGGCGGCGGCCCAGCTGGTGGGTGTAGCCCCCGAGCGGCTGGTAGGCCGCAACCTAGGACAGGTGCTGACCCCGGAGCTTCGCCCCGAGCTGGACGCCTACCTGAAGCTGGTGGCGCAGCAGCAGCAGGCCACCGGCCTGATGACCCTGCGTGGCCCCGACGGACGGCCTCATCACCTCATCTACGACAACTACCGCGTAGATGAGCCGGGTGAAACACCCTACGTAATTGCGTATGGCCAGGAAATCACGGAACGCCTGCTGGCCGAGCAGGAATTGCGCCGGGCCAAAGAAGTAGCCGAAAACACCGCCAAAGCCAAGGAAAACTTCCTGGCCAACATGAGCCACGAAATCCGGACGCCCATTAATGGCGTGCTGGGCATGGCGGGCCTGCTGGCCAAAACACCCCTGACTTCCACGCAACAGGAGCATTTGCACATTCTGCGCAGCTCGGGTCGTCATCTGCTCACGGTTATCAACGATGTGCTGGATGTAGCCAAAATTGAATCGGGGAAGCTGGAGCTGGAGGAAGTTCCGTTTGATATTCGCCATTCTATTCGGGAGGCTACCCAAACGCTGGCTTTCCGGGCCGAGGAAAAAGGCATCGAGTTTCTTTTGACGCTGCCGGAACTGGTAGATTCGGTAGTCATCGGCGACCCGGCCCGCATCAACCAGATTCTGCTGAACCTGCTCTCCAACGCCATCAAGTTCACGGCCCAGGGCCAGGTAGAGCTGTCGGCACATGTGCAGGAAGAAACCGCTACCCTGCTGAGCCTGGAGTTCCGGGTGCGCGATACCGGCATTGGTATTGCCCCCGATAAGCTGGAAACCATCTTTGAGAGCTTCTCTCAGGCCTACGCCGATATTTCGCGGCGGTTTGGGGGTACAGGCCTCGGCCTCACCATTAGTCGGCGGCTGGTAGAGCAACTGGGCGGCCGGATGTGGGTGAGCAGCGACCTAGGCCAGGGCAGCACGTTCTTCTTCTCCCTTACGCTCCCCAAAGCCGGACAGGCGCTGCCAGCACCCGTACCGCTGGCCCCACTGAACTATGCCAACCTGCATGGCACGCGCATTCTGCTGGTAGAAGACCACCCCGTCAATCAGCAGTTGGCCCAGCTGATTCTGGAAAGCTGGGGCGTGGAAACGTATGTAGCTTCCGACGGCCCCGAAGCCCTGGAGCAGCTGGAAGCCCGTCTCTACGATGTGGTGCTCATGGACATTCAGATGCCCGGCATGAGTGGCCTAGACGTAACGGCCCGCCTGCGCCAGCACCCCGACCCCTTGCGGGCCAGCTCGCCCATCATTGCCCTCACGGCCAACGTGATGCGCACCGACGACGAGATATACCGCGCCGCCGGCCTCGACTATTTATCGAAGCCATTTGAGGAAGATGACCTGTTTCGGAAGATAGAAGCTAACCTACGCCCCCAGCGCGTGGCCGAGCTGGAAGCGCAACCGGCCGTAGGCCAGTCGGCCCCTATAGCGGAGCCAGAGCCCACCCAACGTAACGCCCCCACTTCCGGCGCCCCCGAGCAGCTATTTGAGCTAAGCCGGCTGCGGGAGACAGCGCACGGCAGCACCCTCTTCATGGATAAGATTCTGGCGTCTTTCCGCAC
- the rpoN gene encoding RNA polymerase factor sigma-54 produces the protein MQRLDMKQLLSQKLSPQQIQFIKLLQIPTAELEARIKEELEVNPALEEGDDNEEFEEEERADDSDDEEYDDPDSEFDNDDNTLDEDFRDEQGEEQPEIEIPIKDDEPADTKESSDEDLDLSDYLNDDEIAGYKMQGDGPGEDEDDREMPLADTSGSLIDSLLDQLSFGNLDEKQEAIGRQLIGSIDGDGYIRRDLSAIANDLAFSQNIEATVPEVEAVLHLVQSFDPAGIGARDLQECLLLQLERRPQDEITEHAERILNETFEEFTKKHYQRIQQRLDLEDEEIKEAIALILKLNPKPGGTGPVGLGKVQYIIPDFILTHDNGQFNLTLNSRNAPDLRVSPAYTEMFQAYDKASKKDKKMKEAVTFVKQKLDSARWFIDAIRQRQNTLLRTMDSIVRYQRDFFQDGDESKLRPMILKDIATEIGMDISTVSRVANSKSVQTEFGIYPLKYFFSEGIATDSGEDASSREVKHILKEIIEGEKKDRPLSDDKLEKMLNARGYNIARRTVAKYREQLNIPVARLRKEL, from the coding sequence ATGCAACGACTGGACATGAAGCAGCTTCTTTCGCAGAAGCTGTCACCCCAACAGATACAATTCATTAAGCTGCTGCAGATTCCGACGGCAGAGCTGGAAGCCCGCATCAAGGAAGAGCTGGAGGTAAACCCGGCCCTGGAGGAAGGCGACGACAACGAGGAGTTTGAGGAAGAGGAGCGCGCCGACGACAGCGACGACGAGGAGTACGACGACCCTGATTCGGAATTCGACAACGACGACAACACCCTCGACGAGGATTTCCGCGATGAGCAGGGCGAAGAGCAACCCGAGATAGAGATTCCTATCAAGGACGACGAGCCGGCCGATACCAAGGAATCGTCGGACGAGGACCTCGACCTGAGCGATTACCTCAACGACGACGAAATAGCCGGCTATAAAATGCAGGGCGACGGCCCCGGCGAGGACGAAGACGACCGCGAAATGCCCCTGGCCGACACCAGCGGCTCCCTCATCGACAGCCTCCTGGACCAGTTGAGCTTTGGCAACCTCGACGAAAAGCAGGAAGCCATCGGCCGCCAGCTCATCGGCTCCATTGACGGTGATGGCTACATCCGCCGCGACTTGTCGGCTATAGCCAACGACCTGGCTTTCTCGCAGAACATTGAGGCCACGGTGCCCGAGGTAGAAGCTGTGCTGCACCTGGTGCAGTCCTTCGACCCCGCCGGTATTGGTGCCCGCGACTTGCAGGAGTGTTTGCTGCTCCAGCTGGAGCGCCGCCCGCAGGATGAGATTACGGAACACGCCGAGCGCATCCTCAATGAGACGTTCGAGGAGTTCACCAAGAAGCACTACCAGCGCATTCAGCAGCGGCTGGATTTGGAAGACGAGGAAATCAAGGAAGCTATTGCCTTGATTCTAAAGCTCAACCCGAAGCCCGGCGGAACTGGCCCGGTAGGCTTGGGCAAGGTGCAGTACATCATCCCCGACTTCATCCTGACCCACGACAACGGCCAGTTCAACCTCACGCTGAACTCCCGCAACGCGCCAGATTTGCGCGTGTCGCCGGCCTACACGGAGATGTTCCAGGCCTACGATAAGGCGTCGAAGAAGGACAAGAAGATGAAGGAAGCCGTGACCTTCGTGAAGCAGAAGCTCGACTCGGCCCGGTGGTTTATTGACGCCATCCGGCAGCGCCAGAACACCCTACTGCGCACCATGGACTCCATTGTGCGTTACCAGCGCGACTTCTTCCAGGACGGCGACGAGAGCAAGCTGCGCCCCATGATCCTCAAGGATATAGCCACCGAAATCGGAATGGATATCTCGACGGTGAGCCGGGTGGCCAACTCGAAATCAGTGCAAACGGAGTTCGGAATTTATCCGCTCAAGTACTTCTTCTCCGAAGGCATTGCCACCGACTCGGGCGAGGACGCCAGCAGCCGCGAGGTAAAGCATATTCTGAAGGAAATCATCGAAGGCGAAAAGAAGGACCGCCCGCTCTCCGACGACAAGCTGGAGAAGATGCTCAATGCCCGCGGCTACAACATTGCCCGCCGCACCGTGGCAAAATACCGCGAACAGCTGAACATTCCGGTGGCCCGCCTGCGCAAGGAACTGTAG
- the asnS gene encoding asparagine--tRNA ligase: MSDLRRTSVQQLLSSTELDREVLVKGWVRTRRGNKYVQFIAVNDGSGFNSIQVVANAEQFPEDKLKADGVENGAAVLVRGQLVASQGKGQSVEIQATEITVYGKADTETYPLQKKGHSLEFLREIAHLRPRTNTFGAVLRIRHAMAFAVHQFFNDRGFFYVHTPIITGSDAEGAGQMFRVTTLPDQNPPLTEDKAGVDYKQDFFGKQTNLTVSGQLEGEIAAMALGKVYTFGPTFRAENSNTARHLAEFWMIEPEVAFNDLQDNMDLAEDFLRYLVRYALENCQDDLKFLNEQYDKELLTRLQFVVDNDFQRLNYTEAVEILKTAKQKFEFPVDWGTDLQSEHERYLVEKHFKKPVILTNYPKDIKAFYMKLNDDGKTVRAMDVLFPGIGEIIGGSEREESLEKLTQRMAEMNVPEHDLWWYLELRKYGTAPHAGFGLGFERLILFVTGMANIRDVIPFPRFPKSAEF; the protein is encoded by the coding sequence ATGTCCGACCTTAGAAGAACCAGCGTGCAGCAGCTGCTAAGCAGCACCGAGCTGGACCGCGAAGTGCTGGTGAAAGGCTGGGTGCGCACCCGCCGCGGCAACAAATACGTGCAGTTTATTGCCGTGAATGACGGCTCCGGCTTCAATTCCATTCAGGTGGTAGCCAACGCCGAGCAGTTTCCGGAGGATAAGCTGAAGGCCGATGGTGTAGAGAACGGTGCCGCCGTGCTGGTGCGTGGCCAACTGGTAGCTTCTCAGGGCAAAGGACAATCGGTAGAGATTCAGGCCACAGAAATTACGGTGTATGGCAAAGCCGATACCGAAACGTATCCATTGCAGAAGAAAGGCCACTCCTTGGAGTTCCTGCGCGAAATTGCCCACTTACGCCCCCGCACCAACACGTTTGGCGCGGTGCTGCGCATTCGGCACGCCATGGCGTTTGCGGTGCACCAGTTCTTCAACGACCGGGGCTTCTTCTACGTGCACACGCCCATCATTACGGGTTCCGATGCCGAAGGCGCCGGCCAGATGTTCCGGGTAACCACGCTGCCCGACCAAAACCCGCCCCTCACGGAGGATAAGGCTGGAGTAGACTACAAGCAGGACTTCTTCGGCAAGCAAACCAACCTGACCGTTTCGGGCCAGCTAGAAGGCGAAATTGCGGCCATGGCACTGGGCAAGGTGTACACCTTCGGCCCTACGTTCCGGGCTGAAAACTCCAACACCGCCCGCCACCTAGCCGAGTTCTGGATGATTGAGCCCGAAGTGGCCTTCAACGACCTGCAGGACAACATGGACCTAGCCGAGGATTTCCTCCGCTACCTGGTGCGCTACGCCTTAGAGAACTGCCAGGACGACTTGAAATTCCTCAACGAGCAGTACGACAAGGAACTGCTCACGCGTCTGCAGTTTGTGGTGGATAACGACTTCCAGCGCCTGAACTACACCGAGGCGGTCGAAATCCTGAAGACCGCCAAGCAGAAGTTCGAATTCCCCGTGGATTGGGGCACCGACCTGCAGAGCGAGCATGAGCGCTACCTGGTAGAGAAGCACTTCAAGAAGCCGGTTATCCTGACCAATTACCCCAAGGATATCAAGGCCTTCTACATGAAGCTCAACGACGACGGCAAAACCGTGCGCGCCATGGACGTACTCTTCCCCGGCATCGGCGAAATCATCGGCGGCTCGGAGCGGGAGGAAAGCCTAGAGAAGCTCACCCAGCGCATGGCCGAAATGAACGTGCCCGAGCATGATCTGTGGTGGTACTTGGAGCTGCGCAAGTACGGCACGGCGCCGCACGCCGGCTTCGGCCTGGGCTTCGAGCGTCTCATCCTGTTCGTAACCGGTATGGCCAATATCCGCGACGTGATTCCCTTCCCCCGCTTCCCCAAGAGCGCGGAGTTTTAA